In Glandiceps talaboti chromosome 4, keGlaTala1.1, whole genome shotgun sequence, a single window of DNA contains:
- the LOC144433644 gene encoding cyclin-dependent kinase 5 has translation MQKYEKLEKIGEGTYGTVFKAKNKETQEIVALKRVRLDDDDEGVPSSALREICLLKELKHKNIVRLHDVLHSEKKLTLVFEYCDQDLKKYFDSCNGEIDPDVVKSFMYQLLRGLAFCHSHNVLHRDLKPQNLLINKNGELKLADFGLARAFGIPVRCYSAEVVTLWYRPPDVLFGAKLYTTSIDMWSAGCIFAELANAGRPLFPGNDVDDQIKRIFKLLGTPTEETWLGITKLPDYRPYPIYQVTTPLVSVVPKLSAKGRDLLQRLLVCNPSLRMSADESLQHFYFSDLNPAVKNY, from the exons ATGCAGAAATATGAGAAATTGGAGAAAATCGGCGAAG GAACGTATGGAACTGTATTTAAAgccaaaaacaaagaaactcaAGAAATTGTTGCTTTGAAGAGAGTACGtctagatgatgatgatgag GGAGTGCCTAGTTCAGCACTGAGAGAAATTTGTCTTCTGAAAGAGTTAAAACACAAGAACATTGTCAGGTTACATGATGTTCTTCACAGTGAAAAGAAGTTGACTTTAGTATTTGAATATTGTGACCAagatttaaagaaatattttgatagttGTAATGGAGAGATTGATCCTGATGTAGTCAAG TCTTTCATGTACCAGTTACTTAGAGGTTTAGCATTCTGTCACAGTCATAATGTTTTACACAGAGATTTAAAGCCACAGAATTTACTTATAAATAAG AATGGTGAGTTGAAGTTGGCCGACTTTGGTCTAGCAAGAGCCTTTGGTATTCCAGTACGTTGTTACTCAGCTGAAGTTGTCACATTATGGTATAGACCTCCTGATGTGTTATTTGGTGCCAAACTCTATACTACCTCCATTGACATGTGGTCTGCTGGATGTATATTTGCAg AGTTAGCCAATGCTGGTAGACCGTTGTTCCCAGGTAACGACGTTGATGATCAAATCAAAAGGATATTTAAATTACTGGGTACACCAACTGAAGAAACCTGGCTAGGAATTACTAAACTGCCAGACTAtagg CCATACCCAATATATCAAGTAACAACTCCTCTTGTATCAGTGGTACCCAAGTTGTCAGCAAAAGGAAGAGACTTACTACAG CGACTTTTGGTGTGTAATCCATCACTGAGGATGTCAGCGGATGAATCacttcaacatttttatttcagtgATCTTAACCCAGCTgtgaaaaactattaa